Proteins encoded in a region of the Quercus lobata isolate SW786 chromosome 8, ValleyOak3.0 Primary Assembly, whole genome shotgun sequence genome:
- the LOC115958426 gene encoding MYB-like transcription factor ETC3 — MASLDHSTSTDTDDSTTTTLDSKEDNNKETELQFSYDEETLVIRMFNLVGERWSLIAGRIPGRTAEEIEKYWNSRYSTSE, encoded by the exons ATGGCTTCCTTGGATCACTCTACTTCTACTGATACCGATgattctactactactactttgGACTCTAAAG AAGATAACAATAAAGAGACTGAGCTACAATTCTCATATGATGAAGAGACACTAGTTATAAGAATGTTTAATCTTGTTGGTGAGAG ATGGTCTCTAATTGCTGGTAGAATCCCTGGAAGAACAGCTGAGGAAATTGAGAAATACTGGAATTCAAGATACTCCACAAGCGAATGA
- the LOC115956092 gene encoding protein translation factor SUI1 homolog 1, giving the protein MSELDSQIPTAFDPFADANAEDSGAGTKEYVHIRIQQRNGRKSLTTVQGLKKEYSYNKILKDLKKEFCCNGTVVQDPELGQVIQLQGDQRKNVSTFLVQAGIVKKENIKIHGF; this is encoded by the exons ATGTCTGAACTCGACTCCCAAATTCCTACTGCCTTTG ATCCGTTTGCTGACGCAAATGCTGAGGACTCCGGTGCTGGGACAAAAGAGTATGTGCACATTCGTATACAGCAGCGGAACGGTAGAAAGAGCCTGACAACTGTGCAGGGTTTGAAGAAAGAATACAGCTACAACAAGATACTCAAAGACCTTAAGAAGGAATTTTGCTGCAATGGTACCGTAGTCCAGGACCCCGAACTAGGACAG GTTATTCAACTTCAAGGTGATCAGAGGAAGAATGTTTCCACCTTCCTTGTCCAG GCTGGAattgtgaagaaagaaaatatcaaaattcatGGTTTCTGA